A genomic stretch from Amycolatopsis sp. 195334CR includes:
- a CDS encoding DoxX family protein has translation MTLAFYLVAGLTAAINAYFAIVDYLRTDFVLGNSSRLGIPASWLPMLGTAKLAGALGLVAGLLGFRYLGIAAAAGLTLFFVGAVVAHLRIRVLDTMWFPATILGLAAASLGLAIAH, from the coding sequence GTGACTCTCGCGTTCTACCTCGTCGCCGGGCTGACGGCGGCGATCAACGCCTACTTCGCCATCGTCGACTACCTGCGCACCGACTTCGTGCTCGGCAATTCGAGCAGGCTCGGCATCCCGGCCTCGTGGTTGCCGATGCTCGGCACGGCGAAGCTGGCCGGCGCGCTCGGCCTGGTGGCGGGCCTGCTCGGCTTCCGGTACCTCGGCATCGCGGCCGCCGCCGGGCTGACGTTGTTCTTCGTCGGCGCGGTGGTGGCGCACCTGCGGATCCGGGTGCTGGACACGATGTGGTTCCCCGCCACCATCCTGGGGCTCGCCGCGGCGTCGCTGGGGCTCGCGATCGCCCACTGA